ATTTGGGATTTATTCAGACAGTATACAAGTAGGTTATGCATATTCTATTTTGGTACTTACTACTAATTAGTATGTAGAGATCAAGGCTTACAAGGTCATTATTAAGATTATATCAATAATAAAGGCCTAATTcgtcatgaacaagaaatttgtgaatacacacctaacaaatggttaatgttgcaacacatgccttacaagtcactaatacaggtattaattaggtattggtggctaacatgtgaaccttaaaataaagtgttaccaaatattCTATTCTCAAGTGATGGTTACAATGATTTTTCTTCAGTTTCTGATCACCATATGTCTCTGATATTTGCCATCAACCTTCCTCTTTAGTAACACTATGTTTTCCCCtggtaaacaaataaacatttttaggtAAAAAAGTATATATTACTGGAAATAGGTTGTGTGGTGGAAATGACAGAAAACCTGGGGACACTGATGTTTTCTCTAAAAAATAGTATAAATATATTATTAGCATTAGAAATTGAAatggtatgtgtttatgtaactcTTTCTTGCAACAAACATGGTACAAAATCATCTAggtttaatttgtttttagtgtattttaacagttaaagGTTACAAGTCTGGGTTGGGGACAAGCTCAAAACAGCCAAATCCACTGATAAAAGCCCCTCTAAGAGCAGTAAATCACAATATATAGGCATGATTAATTTTTTATAGGATGCTGGTGATCTGGCCTTTGCAAATTGACATGATTGAAacaaaaatattatatttttccacaaaaacaaccacaaggaCACAAAAGTGCCTGTAGTTGGAGAATCATGTGGAAGCTGACATCTAAAATGCGTGCAAATATAGGCAAATTAGGCATGTGCTGTTGTTAACGTTCgcaaaatagtgatttttaaaaactttaaaaacattttcttaaatactttTGACTAATATGTCTTCCAAACAGAACTTTCTGAGTTTGGCAtacatctcttctcttcctctgatAAATTTCCTGCATGATATAAAAATGCTGTAGCTGTTTCAACTATTGAGGTATGGTCAATTCTCATTCTGGAAATAATGActtgttcttttctttttcacccTCGTCTTCTACAAATCCTTTCTAGACTATTCAATTTGCTGGTTAATGTAAATGCCTCCTTGTAGTCTCCTATTCCCAATACTATTGCCAATTCACATTGATTTCCATCCACACAATGCACCCCATGCCCAAGTCCAACTGAACCATGCCCGAGTCCACCTCTTCAAGTGGGCCAGGCACGGATCAGAGTACCGTGCCCAGGTATGTTATGGAGTGATCATACTAATCAAACAAACTAGACTTTGGAGGTCAAGCGTATTTGGACACGATACAGGCGGCATACTGTGAATACGCTTTTTGAGATTTCATTTCTGAACGCGCTTGAATAcgcttttttaaatttaataatTTGGCATCACTGACTATGTTTAAAGACATAGTCTACAATTCTGGTGAAAGGCTGTTGATATAATTGAGCTCAACAACTCATATTACACTCCTGCCTTTGTGTTTTCCAGAAGCAATGCATTGTTTGGCTGAAATAGTTTGATTCACTCTAAGCCACTTTGTTTGTATCCCATTTTATTAGTTTTCTTAGTTAGCAGACATTCACAGAACGTACTATAGAGGATATTAGGAACAATCTGacaaaaaacataggcctattagaTTGGAATTGCAGACTGAACCTTTAAATATGTAAAATGTTGAAGTGTTTCACAAATATGAACCATGTGACCATGTATTTTTGAAAATGTAGCGTAATACATCTTAACATAACATCCATCAAACATGCACAAGGCCTACATCTCAATCAATGGATGGTCTCAGACCAAGAATGCTCACAAATTTTCAGGCTTACAAAATGTATAAGAACAAATAATCAGACAACAAACAGTTGACTAACTGCTCATTACATGCGGAAATAATGGGAATTTACTCAATGAAGCTTATTAGGAGAAAAATAACAGCAAAATACAGTAAAAACCCTGTGAAAAGATCTCTGTCTTAAAATCCAAGCTAATATCAACACACTGGAGTCATTCACTTGGAGTTGTGTCCCAGTCTGCAATATTCAAATGCCCAACTGGAATGTTCTCAGTccagaccaaagattctagagcgctacttTGGTCCAGACCTGTTTTTATCTGAATCAGAGCACTTATTGGCTTCCATTGTCCTTATGTGGAATGCTCGAACATTCTTTGAAGGAGTGGTCATCTTTTGTTGAAACTGGGGCTTTGTATGTAGATCTGAGAAACCTTTCCAAAAGGGTCCATGCTGTCTATTTGCAGGTGTAATGGGGTGTCCTGATGGTGCTCAGAGAGAGGGACTGAGTCACGGTGGTAGATTTGTGTATGTTTCAAATTATTGCTCATGGGCAAGAACTGAGCATGAGTGTTGAGACCCTTTTCATGACCATGGACCTGGCTGCTGGTCCTCACACCCAGGCTTAACAGGGTGCCATGCTTGCTGGAAATGTAGATGTTGTATCCATCTGGAAGAATCTGCTCAACAAAAGTGCAGTCATCTCTCACATAGCTGTactagaaagagaaagataagaGAGAGCGATGATGAAAGACTGCACATGAAATACGTGTGACAGCCCTCTGTCGTCACTAAATGACCGCCCTGCTTTAAGTTCTTCAAGAGCTGTTTGCGTTAGGTATACAGAGGCCAAGGTTGTTTATGCTGTATGCTGTTTCTTTTCAATGAGGTTTTAACAGTGCAAACATGCCACAATGGGACAAAGGTTGTATTAGAAGCATGCATAGCTGTCATATTATTGTTTTAATATTTCTAAATCAATTATTGTAAAAAACTCTCCAGGTAACCAAGTCACCTGTAATAATGTCCCTTTGTGACCAGCAAGCTATATTAGTCTATAGACTTCCAAAGCATAATACTTGTAATTGTGCATTAATTGAAAGCAGAACTTTGTGGTTGTAACAGAATGAACAGACTCATAAACTAAAAAGGGACAAACTAGCAAAAGTTGTCTTGATACAGGCTAAAACATTGCACTCACTGATTTGAATGGCTGTTTACATGAAATACTTACAGATCCGTACaattttccttctctctccaagCACAAGAACTTAGAACTTGCTATTCCTTTGATGGCCACGCAGCCGTTATCAACTGGACGTATTTCCATCAAGCCTGAGCCATAGATGATAAAATAGAATGAACACAAGGTAAGATAGACTGACTAGTCTTTGCATCAATAACATGAATGCACAATAACATGCTATGACTTATGCTAACCTATCTGGTTCGTGCTGCCTATAATGTACTTACTGTGCAATTACCACAGAAGCTGACACTTAAGGTTGTAAGGTTGACTCTTAAGCAAGCTAATGCAAGCTAAAACACCCAGTCTGAAGCCCATCTGAAGCAAAGTCTGTGTTATGTATAACTAATAACTTACTGAGAGCACTTTGTTGAGGGGATCCATCCACTCTTCCATCCCTTCTAATTTGAAGATGAAGTCCATCTCTGGCAGCATATAGATGCTTTAGCCTGATAGGCTGTGTCCAGTCATTTCCCAAATGCGGTCCGGAGTCAGGCAAGGGGATTGACATTACAGTCAATGCCTGAATAATATTAATACAGCACAGTGTTAAGGACATCATCATTTGCA
The Alosa sapidissima isolate fAloSap1 chromosome 14, fAloSap1.pri, whole genome shotgun sequence DNA segment above includes these coding regions:
- the fgf19 gene encoding fibroblast growth factor 19 isoform X1 produces the protein MQMMMSLTLCCINIIQALTVMSIPLPDSGPHLGNDWTQPIRLKHLYAARDGLHLQIRRDGRVDGSPQQSALSLMEIRPVDNGCVAIKGIASSKFLCLEREGKLYGSYSYVRDDCTFVEQILPDGYNIYISSKHGTLLSLGVRTSSQVHGHEKGLNTHAQFLPMSNNLKHTQIYHRDSVPLSEHHQDTPLHLQIDSMDPFGKVSQIYIQSPSFNKR
- the fgf19 gene encoding fibroblast growth factor 19 isoform X2 — its product is MSIPLPDSGPHLGNDWTQPIRLKHLYAARDGLHLQIRRDGRVDGSPQQSALSLMEIRPVDNGCVAIKGIASSKFLCLEREGKLYGSYSYVRDDCTFVEQILPDGYNIYISSKHGTLLSLGVRTSSQVHGHEKGLNTHAQFLPMSNNLKHTQIYHRDSVPLSEHHQDTPLHLQIDSMDPFGKVSQIYIQSPSFNKR